A genomic window from Nicotiana sylvestris chromosome 11, ASM39365v2, whole genome shotgun sequence includes:
- the LOC138880995 gene encoding uncharacterized protein codes for MMKSLTINVPLVEALEQMLGYAKFMKDLVTKKRSMECEKIKMTHQGSAIVYSMAPKLEDPRAFTIPCTIGSADFAKALCDLGANINLMSYSVFKTLGIEQPRPTSMRLHMADRSIKRPLGIIDDVLVRVDKFILPADFVILDCEVDFEVPIILGRPFLATGKELVDVEVGKLTFRLGNEKVVFHVCKSMRQPHRTGVCSFVDIVTAVVVDDTSSMINVEDPLEAVLLNMDVNDDASRVECVNALHGMGSYSYEPRKLSLDLENRKTLPTKPSIEELPMLELKPLPLHLRLTPHWRFFKSTRRRLDGHWPIFGV; via the exons atgatgaagagcctcacaatcaatgtacctttGGTTGAGGCCCTTGAGCAAATGCTGGGGTATgcgaagttcatgaaagatttggttacaaagaagaggtcgatggagtgtgaaaaaattaagatgactcatcaagGGAGTGCCATAGTGTATTCAATGGCGCCCAAGCTTGAAGATCCCAGAGCTTTTACCATTCCTTGTACAATCGGAagtgcggactttgctaaggccctttgtgacttgggggctaatattaatttgatgtcgtactcggtcttcaagactttgggaatcgAACAACCTCGACCAACCTCCATGAGACTTCATATGGCGGATAGATCGAttaagcgacctttgggcataattgatgatgtacttgtccgggtggacaaatttattttgccggccgactttgtcattttggattgtgaggtggattttgaagtgccgattattcttgggagGCCTTTCTTAGCTACGGGGAAggaattggttgatgttgaagtagGTAAGTTGACATTCCGATTGGGtaatgagaaggtggtattccatgtttgcaaatcaatgagacaaccacATAGAACGGgggtgtgttcatttgtggacattgtcacagctgtggtagtggatgacacaagttccatgatcaatgTTGAAGATCCTCTTGAGGCCGTGCTTCTTAACATGGATGttaatgatgatgctagtagagtggagtgcgtaaatgcattgcatggtatgggttcatattcatatgagcctaggaagctatctttggatcttgaaaaccgcaaaacccTACCAActaagccatcgattgaggagctacctatgttggagttgaagccacttcctctacacctcag gttgacgccacattggcggttcttcaaaagcacAAGAAGGCGATTGGATGGACATTGGccgatattcggggtataa